The nucleotide sequence CATTTTTAGTCGTATCGGAGCTAATGAATCATAGTACATCTCGTTATCCGCCAGAGATTCCAGTATTTGCAGACCGCCGGGTATGTCGAACAGGAAATAATCACATTCGGCGAGTTTGAATTGTATGCGATAATAGTCAAGGGTATCCGGGCTATAATCCAAGGCCTTGTCATAGTTTTCTCTGGCCGGTTTGAAATTATACTTCTCGAAATATCCGTCGCCCACATACATAAGGGCGTGTAACTTGTCTTTCTCTTCTCCCAGAGAATCGATTAGTGATTGAAAATACTGATTGGCAGTTTCAAAATCCTGCGCTTCAAAGTAATATTCTCCCAGAGCCCGGGCGGCGTCGGCTTTCATTTGCTTATCTTCGCTCTTCTCAAATATTTCTTCAAATATGACAATCGCCTCGGTTTCCTCCTTTAGCTTCAATTTGGCCTTCGCCAGAAGTACTCGAGCACGCGGGACAAACTCAGATTCAGGGTAATTGGCTAAGAGTTCCTTAAATTTCCTCGATGAGTCAGAGAATTCGCCCAAATAATAATAGGCGGTTCCAATAATATATAAAGCGTCGTCGACCCAGCTTGAAGTAGGGTGTTTTTCCAAAATCCTTGAAGCTTTGGTTATGGCAATATTGTATTTCTGTATTTCGCCGCCCCGGGCATTATCACGGCCATCTTTTTTACGTGTTTTTTCGGCGGCATTGAAGTTTTTGCGGATGTTGTGAAAGGTGTTAAAATAAATGCTGGTGCAGGAGCTTAAAATTACCGCGATAATAATCAAGTTTATTATTAATAGGGCTTTTCGATTCACCTGATTACCTCAACTCCTGAATAAAACCGTTTTTCAGTCCAGCATTATAGAACATCTCAACGACCTTGTCAAATTCGGTTGCGGCGATTCTCTTCTTCAGGATATCATGTTCGGTCGCTCGATAGGCCGGGAAATATTGGCTCATCAAACTGATATATATATCGGTGGAAATCTCATTGGCAAGAAAGTCAAAGATCTCTTTTGAGCCCGACAATCCGCCAGGCAAAACCAGATGCCTGATTAAAAGCCCGCGTTTCGCGATGCCGGAATCGTCAATTTCAAGATTGCCCACCTGCCGAAACATTTCCTTAATGGCGCTACGATTGATTTCTCTGTAATTAATCGCATTTGAACATTCGCGCGCGATTTCATTGTTATTGTACCGCATATCAGCCATATATATATCTATTATACCCTCGATCCTTTCAATCGTCTCCAATTTCTGATACCCTGAGCTATTGCAAACAATCGGGGTATTCAGGCCTCTTCGGCCTGCCAGTCCGAGAGCTTTGACAATATGACCGATAAAATGATCGGGTGTTACAAAATTAATATTATGCGCCCCTCGCTCCTGCAACGACATAATCTTTTCGGCCAGTTCTTCAATTTCCATTTCCGAACCGACCAATTGCTGACTGATGGGATAATTCTGGCAATATAAACATGACAGGCTGCATCCGGACAGGAATATAGTTCCGGAGCCGCAATTTCCGCTAATCGGAGGTTCTTCGCCAAAATGCAAATTACAGCTTGCGACACGTACTTTATCCGATGCGCCGCATTGTCCGTCGCTGGAAACGGTTCTGTCAACTCCGCATTCCTGGGGACATAATTCGCAGTTATCCAATTGCTCAAGAAGCGATTCGCCGATTTCAATTATTTTATCCAGGCTCTTTCTCATAGGCCATAAAATAAATCAGATTATATAAACAAGCAAGCCCGGTCATTAAAGGACTCGCCCAAATAAAAAACCGGAGATGAGAATTATCTCCGGTTGATCTATACAATCCGAAAAAAATCGCTATAATTTGTGAATCTTATTCTTACCTTTCGTGACATCTATCGTGGCATTACGGGTATCGAAAACCAATTGAGCGTTTTCGCAAATCCAGTCATAATCAAAATCTTTATGATCGGTCAATATAACCACCAGATCGGCCTTTTTTAGCCTGGCCGGTGTGAGCTTGATCGATTTCATCTTATGAGCGTCCTGCTTTAATTCGGGGACGTAGGGATCATTGTAGCTCAGTTTCGCTCCCAGCCGATCGAGCAATTCAATTACATCGAGGGCCGGTGATTCGCGGATATCCTGAATGTTTTTCTTGTAGGCTACGCCCAGGACAAGAATCCGTGAGCCTTTCACTGATTTGCCACGATCGTTGAGAAGAGAAGTGATTCTCTCGACGACCCATTCGGGCATATGTGAATTTATATCGCCCGCCAATTCGATAAAACGAGCGAAATAGTTGAGCGTTTTTAGTTTCCATGACAGATAATGAGGGTCAATTGGTATGCAATGGCCACCGAGTCCCGGCCCCGGATAGAACGGCATAAATCCGAAAGGCTTAGTTGCGGCGGCATTGATTATTTCCCAGACGTCCATATTCAACCGATGGCACATCAGAGCGACTTCGTTTACCAGACCGATATTGACCGATCGGAAAGTGTTTTCGAGGAGCTTAACCATTTCCGCGGCACGGGTCGATGATACCGGATAAATATTGGGAATAACCTGCTTATAACATTTTTGAGCGACCTGGGTGCATTTATTCGTAATACCTCCCACGACCCGGGGAGTATTTTTGGTTGTATAATGCGCATTTCCGGGATCGACTCTTTCCGGCGAAAAAGCCAGATAAAAATCGCGTCCCGCTTTGAGGCCGCTTTCCTCAAGTTTGGGTTTGATGACCTCATCGGTAGTCCCCGGATAGGTTGTCGATTCCAGAACCACCAGCATATCTTTGTGCAGGTATTTTACGACCGCCTCACAGGCCGACAAAATATAGCTAATATCCGGGTCTTTGGTCTTTGATAACGGTGTCGGGACGCATATAAAAACACAGTCCATTTTAGATAAATGGCTTTGATCAGTTGTGGCTTTCAGGAATTTGGAACTAATCAGCGGGGCTACGCGACTATCGGGGATATCGTCAATATCGGAATGGCCGCCTGTAATAAGTTTAACTTTGTTTTTGGAAATATCTATCCCGGTGACCTTATAACCGCTTTCGGCGAACTCAACCGCCAGCGGCAAACCGACATAACCAAGACCGATGATACCGATTCGGGCGCTTTTATCTTTGATTTTATCCAGAATTTTCTTCTTCACAAATACTCCCTTATCTGTTAACCCTTTCCCGCCAATATTCCAGAGTGTCTTTCAGGGTCATCTTAAGCGGGATTTCAGGTTTCCAGCCAATTTCCTTTTTGACTTTATGATAGCTTCCCCGCAAAACCGGCAAATCGATTTTGCGAAATAGTTTTTTATCTTTTTTTATTCTTATCGGCTTATCTGATAGCTCTATCAGTTTTTTTAGCAAAACCCCGATTTGATAATCGCGGCCCGAACAAAGTTGATAGATTTCCCCCGATCGACCCTTCTCGGCAATCATACGGTACCCCCGGACTATATCGCGAACATCACTCAAATCCCTGCGAGCCGACAAATTCCCTACGGTGATAATTCCATTTTTTCGAGAAATTTCCGCTTTTGCGATTTTTCTGCTAAAAGCGGGAATCGCAAAATCAGGCGTCTGCCCTGGTCCGGTATGATTAAAAGCCCGAACGATTATAATCGGCGCACCGAATTGACCGAAATAGATTGTGCTCAAGTATTCCCCGGCCACTTTGCTTTGGGCATAAGGGTTTATCGGATTGGGAATTTGGGTGGGCTTGAGCGGCAAATCATTCGGTTTGACCAACCCGTAAACATCCGATGAGCTGATAAAAATTAGCCTTTTCAGCCATGATTTGTTCTTAATAGCTTCAAAGATATTAGTCGTTCCGATTACGTTGACTTTGAAAGTCTTTTCCGCCTCAATAAAAGACTTCCCGACCGAAGCCATCGCCGCCAAATGAAACAGATAATCGGGTTTTGCGCGGCTTAATATATCTTTGCATGATTTGGGATCAGTTATATCGAATCGATCGATTATAATCTTGTGAGGGATATGTCTTAAGTTAACATCTGATTCCCCTGGCAGCGCCGCGCCTCGGACATAATACCCATGATTTAACAGCTCTTCGGCGAGCCAAGATCCTGCGAATCCGCAAATACCAGTGATATAGGCCTTAATTGCTCTTTCCTTTCAGGCGTTCGAGATCGGCGTCAACCATCATCTTGACCAGGCCTTTGAAATCTACTTCCGACTCCCAATCCAAATCCTTTTTGGCTTTGGAAGCGTCGCCGACGAGAAAATCGACTTCGGCCGGACGCATAAAGCGGGGATCTTTAACGACATATTTCTCCCAGTCAAGATCCACCGATGAAAACGCCTCCACCACAAAATCCTTAACCGAATGGGCCGAACCGGTCGCGATCACATAATCCAGGGCCGAATCCTGCTGAAGCATCAGCCACATAGCCTTAACATAATCACCGGCAAAACCCCAGTCCCGTTTGGCGTCCAGATTTCCCAGAGCCAGATTATCGGCCAATCCCAATTTTATTCGGGCAACGCCGTCGGTAATTTTCCTCGTAACGAATTCCAGCCCCCGACGGGGTGATTCATGATTGAACAAAATCCCACTGGTGGCGTAAATGCCATAACTTTCACGATAATTGACAGTAATCCAGTGACCGTAAACTTTAGCGACACCGTAAGGCGAACGAGGATAGAGCGAGGTCGTTTCCGTCTGAGGCGTTTCGCGGACTTTGCCGAACATCTCCGATGAGGAAGCCTGGTAAAATCGTATGTTCTTATTCACCAACCTGATAGCCTCAAGAACCTTTGTCACTCCCAGAGCGTTAAATTCCCCGGTTAAAACCGGCTGGCTCCACGAAGTTGGGACAAATGATTGTGCCGCAAGATTATATACCTCGTCCGGCTTAATCTCTTCTATAACGCTGATAATCGATAATTGGTCCAGAAGGTCAGCCTGGTGAAGTTGTATTTTATTTTTGATATGATTGATTCGATCAAAAGATTCCGTTGATGCCCTTCGGACCATGCCGAAAACTTCATAGCCTTTTGAGAGCAACAGTTCGGCGAGATAGGAGCCGTCCTGTCCGGTAATTCCCGTAATAATCGCCCGCATATTTTTTATCCCTTCTTTGGATAACAAGTTAGATTTCGAATATAGGCTTATACTTATTTCGGGTCAAATGGTTTTCTATTAATCTATTTCGAACAATTGATGCCTCAACCTTAGGATTTAGTAATATCTGTTTTTGCCGATAACTATTCTATCTAAAAAGGGATGGGGAATTTCCAAAAAGGATACCTTTTACATGGGCGTTGGGGCAAAAATACCTAACTTAAATCAGGTCACGGAAGAAGAACAAAAAACTTTGGAATTTGTATCGTTGTTCGCCCATGATCTTGAAGGACCGTTGGCCGCGTTTAAGACAATCCTTCGCCTGTTGACAAAAGATAGATTTAATCCTTCCAAACTGACTCACCAAAATCTCTTATCCTCCTGTCAAATCGCTATGGGGCGAGCTGAGTCGATAATATATGATCTCATGTCCGCGGCTCGAGCCGGACAATCATATCTGGTAGCTAATAATGAACCGTGTAATCTCAATCAGGCTATACTTGACAGTTGCCGCATGAATCATCCCGCGGCCGAAGAAGATAAAATTGAAATACTGACGAACCTTGCCAAAAAAGATATCACTGTTATGGCCGATCCCCATTTGTTAGATAGAATTCTGGATAATTTAATATATAATGCTATCCGCTATGCTCCGCCCAGAGGTCAAATTATAGTATCTGCCGAAGCCAATAAAAAAGAGGCTCGAGTATCGGTGGCCGATACGGGAGAGGGGTTCAAAGATTTAAATCCCGATGATCTGTTTACGGTTTTCAAACAGGCCGAATACAGGGGCAAGGGTTTGCATCGTGGCGTCGGTATCGGCCTCTATTTATGCCGACAGGCTGTGGAGATAATGGGCGGAAGTATAAAAGCTGAAAACGCAAAACAAAAGGGCGCTATATTCCGGTTTACTTTACCGGTCAACAAGGAGGGGTAATGAAATTAGAAGCCGATTCATATTTGAAAAGCGGATCAAATGAAGTCCGCATTCTCGAATACCGCGTGGGGGATGCCTGCTTCGGAATCAACATTCTCAAAGTCAACAAGATCATTTCCAAAGTACAATTGAAAACGAAAACGCCGCATTCGCATCCCGCGGTAATGGGGATTTTTGAGGATAGCGGGCGTATCGTGCCGATTATTAATCTGGCCCGATTTTTGGGAATCGATGAAAAGGATGAAAATCGAAATCAGAAAATTATTGTAACCGAGTTCTTTGAGCAATCCAATGGTTTTCTTGTTGATCGGGTCGATTGGATTCATCATTTCAAATGGGAAGACGTCATTGACTCCGATGGCGTTATGAAAAACTTTGACCATCGCTATGTCACCGGCATGGTCAAACCGACTGAAGACCATATTGTTCTACTGCTCGACTATGAAACAATCATCCTTGATCTCTGTCCTGAACTTCATGTCGAGGAGAAGCTCAAGACCGCCGGGCTGGATATAAACGGTGAAGGTCGGAAAATCCTCGTCGCCGAAGATTCCTCTTCCGTGCGCGCCATGCTGGCGGCGGAATTCGAGGAATTTGGTTTTGAGGTCATCCCCGTTTCCGACGGCGTGGAGGCTCTCAATACGTTAAAACTCGATTCTGAAATCGATTTAGTGATTTCTGACGTCGAAATGCCCCGGATGGACGGACTGGCATTGACCTGCGCCATTCGCGAAGGCAAGGCCAAGTGTCCTTCGAATCTCCCCGTTGTCGTCTATTCTTCAATCGGTGATATTGGGATGAAGGCCCGGGCTGAATTTCTACAAGCCGACGCCCACGTCACTAAACTTAACGTTGAAGAGTTGATGACCCGAATCGGAGAACTTATCAAAGCCAAAGATGAGGGAACGCTGGGCACGAAAAAGACAATAGGAGACAAAACGACAAAGTCAAAAAAGAAAAAGAAAAGCTCCACGGAAGAAGAGATCGTGGTCGAACCGGTCGCATAACGCTCGAAAACTTTTGACTTTTTATAAATTTGCGCATAGATTGACTGAACACATAGCCAAAGGACGGTCGATCTATGCGCTTATTTTTCGCTAAATATTTCATGTCATGTATTCTCGCGATCATGGGTTTGATTCTCATATCCTGCTCTTCGCAAACCGATGATTTTCAAAAGGCTCCTTACGTCGCCGACGATAACCTTCTTGACGCGCCGGTAACTTATACTGAAATAAATCTCGATGTTTCCCCGCCTGACGGATGGACGGCAATGGATAATGCCAAACTCGATATGTTCCGTCGCATGCTGGGCGGGACCGAAATGTCGACCGAGTTTTATCCGGTTTATCCGTTGGCGGTTTATCAGGATTCAGTAACCGGCCTGATGATGTATGTTTCGATGATCGAGGAATCGGAAGCAACGCTCAAGGAAATATCCGAAAAGTACGAAGATTTCCTGATGCCGAAGCTGAAAGGCTCCGGTGTCGATCGCCAGACTTACCTGATAAACGGAATGCAAATTTACCAATATCTGGTGCATTCCTCGCAGATTGTTAATTATAAAATACTGGGCGAAACGACCACCGGCGGGCGTTTTTTGATCGAGTATATCAGCGGCACGGCTATGTATTCCGGAATCGAACCGGCGATCAAAGCGTCGCTGGCGGCTCTGAAAACCTCTCAATAGGAAGCGGTGTATGATCGAGATTCCAACAGAATTAATCGAGCGGCTAAAAAAATCAATCAAGGTCGTCGTCTCGACCGGAGCCGGAGTCTCGGCCGAGTCGGGCGTCCCGACGTTCCGAGGCAAAGACGGCATCTGGAATAAGATGAGCGCCGAGGAACTTGCCTCAGTCGATGGATTCATGTCCAATCCCAATCTCGTCTGGGAATGGTATCAATATCGCCGCAATCTGATGGGCGAAGTCGAACCTAACGGGGGTCATTATGCCATTGCCGAATTTGAAAATATCTTCGATGATTTTTCATTGATAACCCAAAATGTCGATGACCTGCATCGCCGGGCCGGGTCGTCTAAAATCTATGAACTGCACGGCAACATCACCCGTAATAAATGTCTCGATTGCCAAAAAATGTATCATGATGAGATTAACCTCGATGTCGAGCTGCCTAAGTGTCAATGTGGCGGGTTTATTCGTCCCGATGTCGTCTGGTTCGGCGAGATGCTGCCGCAGGACGTTTTGCGCTCGGCGTTCGAGGCGGCGGAAGCGGCCGAGGTTTTCTTTTCGGTCGGGACTTCGACCCTGGTTCAACCGGCGGCGTCATTGCCGTTTATCGCCAGGCGTTCGGGAGCGCTTGTTGTTGAAGTCAATATCGAGCCGACCGGTTTGACTGAAATCGCCGATTTGTTCCTGCGCGGCCCATCTGGTGAAGTTCTACCGGAGATAGTCAGTCAGATTACAAATCAGTAGTTGTATGACTCCCGGAAAACGGGTTAAACGGAATAGATGTTGAAGCCTTGGTATCATTAGTTAAAGATCAGGAAATAGTCGGAACGCTTACGTATCCTAATGGGAAAGAGACGCAGATAGTGTACGAGGTTGTTCGTCAAAGAGAGAATCAGAAAGGAAATGGACAATAGTGGAGAATAGAAAAAGGTTTTCAGTAGAGTAAACGCCAATCGACGAACATGGAAACGACCATTGGTATGCGGTTATGGCACCAATGGAGCTGGAAAACAGAGATATTGGAGATAGAACAAGAATAATATCGAAACAAAATCCGGGGCTTTGATAGGCATGGTCCTTTTGTACTTTCAATCCCTTCATGGTTATCTTGGCAGTGACTGAGAAGCCCGGGTAGTGGAGAAATTATTATGGCATTCAAAGATGAACACGCACCATCGACACTCATGAAACTCTTACTATCTGCAGGCATTCTGATGGGAACTCTGATCCCGGCACTGCTGATGTCCGGGCATGGAAATTTTCTGATTCAACTTTTGAAACTCCAAAAGCTTGAGGGAAACACCTATCGGCAGATACTCATTGTGTCTTGTTCGCTAATCTATCTATTCCGGTTTGTGATATGCATGTTTGTTTTCTTCAAACGTAAAATAGGCTGGATCGAGGGCATTCTGGTTTCATTCCTGTTCTTCATGATGTTTTACCTCTTCAATACTGCCGCGGGAAGTCATTTCGAACCGATTGGATTGATCGATATTGCCGGTATCTTCCTGTACGTGACAGGCTCCTATATCAACACACTCGCGGACTATCAACGGTATGCCTGGAAGAGAAATACCGAAAACAAAGGACGGCTCTATACTGAAGGACTGTTTAAGTACTCTATGCACATAAACTACTTTGGGGACAGCATCATGTACATCGGATTGGCAATGATTACCCTAGAGTATGTATGTCTCTTTGTATCTATTATCATCATACTGAATTTTGTTTTCCTGCAGATTCCAATGCTGGACAAGCACCTCAGCAAGAAGTACCCAGACGAGTTTGGCGAGTTCGCGAAACAGACTAAGAAGTTCATTCCATTTGTCTATTGATTAGGTGATATGAGATGAAAGGCCGACCAACATCGGCCTTTTTTATTGACAGACAGAACGCCCCTATATCCTCTTTACGATTATGGCCGCCCCTTCAGCCATGCGAGCCAACCGGTTTGACTGAAATCGCCAATTTGTTTCTGCGCGGCCCATCGGGTGAGATTCTGCCGGAGATAGTTAGTCAGATTACAAATCAGTAGTTATATGCCTCCTTTTGTTGCGCATATAAAAAGTTATCCACATCATTTTTCATAAAATTCCTTGTATATTTATGTGGCTAATCCTGTTACAGCGAATTGGGTTCGTTTTGTCCTTTTTCGTTATTGTCTTTTTGGCTCCTTTTATTTTGTGGCATATATGATGCCTCTCCCGGTTAGAGATATACTTATTTTCAATTAAAGGGTAGGCGTAAGAATCAATGGTGAATTTGTTGGGGAATTGAAAATATTTTGTGGGAAAAGAGTTGTAGGGCAGGAGCCCGTTGGGCTTCATTCCTTGTATCTTAAATCCGGATAGTTGTTATATTAGGACGAATCGGGATGATTCTGATCCTTCCCTGAGGCATAAAGCCTGTTTTGTAGATAAGAACTCCCGATCCGTTCACAGGATTGCCAAACTCCGGATGGTATCTGAGGCGTTCCGCGTATACATAACAGCTTACATTGACAAGGTTGGAGGTTGGCTTCCACCACAATGTAATACCGGAGGATGTTATGCGCAAGCCAGGATTTTATGTCGGTATTGATGTTGGAGCCAAAGAATTGTGGGCCGCGACGAATGGGCGTAAACCGCGGCCTTTCGTAGGTACCCAATTCGTTCCTAAAACGATATCACGTTATTCGGGGTTTTATATAGGAGTATATTGATTTACAAAGGCAGTGGAGAAGGCATTTACCCCAATCTGATTTGTAATTTATTGTATTGTAATGGTTTATCATGGCGGAGGAGGTAGGATTCGAAGAAGGCCATTTCGTCTAACTTCTTGGCAGTCCATGAATTACGCGTAATTCACTGGGTCAACATAGGTTAAGTTACTTCAAGTTGCGTCAAGTTAGTGCAAGTTACTAGGCACTTGCGTGAAGTTCCCGGTTAGAAAATGGTTAGAAAATTCGGCGCAATCAGGGGCGTTCAAATCAGTGTCGGTACTGGCCTTCTTTTCATTGCAACAGCAACTTAACTTTGTTCATTCAAGATAATAGCGGCGATCAGAAGATTATGATTCTTTATGACTTGTGAAATAGAAATGTATCTCTTAGATTTCAACCGAATTTGTCTGAATGCTTTTGAAGAAATGTAGTGTGCTACGATAGCCGCTTATGTTTTATTGGGAATTAATAGGCGGATAGGCAATAACCCAATTATTGCAATGAAAGGTTCTTCATCATGAAATTCCTTCCTTCCCAAATTCTCTATTTTACTCGAAGCAGAACAACTAAGAGGAACTTCAAACTTCTATTCAAGTTCCTTTTGGCGTTGACAGTGCTGGTGGTGATATACAGCATTTTGTTTCATTTCATAATGCTTCTTGAAGAAAAGGAGTTTAGCTGGATTACAGGTTTCTATTGG is from Candidatus Zixiibacteriota bacterium and encodes:
- a CDS encoding NAD-dependent deacylase; the protein is MIEIPTELIERLKKSIKVVVSTGAGVSAESGVPTFRGKDGIWNKMSAEELASVDGFMSNPNLVWEWYQYRRNLMGEVEPNGGHYAIAEFENIFDDFSLITQNVDDLHRRAGSSKIYELHGNITRNKCLDCQKMYHDEINLDVELPKCQCGGFIRPDVVWFGEMLPQDVLRSAFEAAEAAEVFFSVGTSTLVQPAASLPFIARRSGALVVEVNIEPTGLTEIADLFLRGPSGEVLPEIVSQITNQ
- a CDS encoding HAMP domain-containing sensor histidine kinase, with translation MGVGAKIPNLNQVTEEEQKTLEFVSLFAHDLEGPLAAFKTILRLLTKDRFNPSKLTHQNLLSSCQIAMGRAESIIYDLMSAARAGQSYLVANNEPCNLNQAILDSCRMNHPAAEEDKIEILTNLAKKDITVMADPHLLDRILDNLIYNAIRYAPPRGQIIVSAEANKKEARVSVADTGEGFKDLNPDDLFTVFKQAEYRGKGLHRGVGIGLYLCRQAVEIMGGSIKAENAKQKGAIFRFTLPVNKEG
- a CDS encoding DUF1295 domain-containing protein codes for the protein MGTLIPALLMSGHGNFLIQLLKLQKLEGNTYRQILIVSCSLIYLFRFVICMFVFFKRKIGWIEGILVSFLFFMMFYLFNTAAGSHFEPIGLIDIAGIFLYVTGSYINTLADYQRYAWKRNTENKGRLYTEGLFKYSMHINYFGDSIMYIGLAMITLEYVCLFVSIIIILNFVFLQIPMLDKHLSKKYPDEFGEFAKQTKKFIPFVY
- a CDS encoding nucleotide sugar dehydrogenase encodes the protein MKKKILDKIKDKSARIGIIGLGYVGLPLAVEFAESGYKVTGIDISKNKVKLITGGHSDIDDIPDSRVAPLISSKFLKATTDQSHLSKMDCVFICVPTPLSKTKDPDISYILSACEAVVKYLHKDMLVVLESTTYPGTTDEVIKPKLEESGLKAGRDFYLAFSPERVDPGNAHYTTKNTPRVVGGITNKCTQVAQKCYKQVIPNIYPVSSTRAAEMVKLLENTFRSVNIGLVNEVALMCHRLNMDVWEIINAAATKPFGFMPFYPGPGLGGHCIPIDPHYLSWKLKTLNYFARFIELAGDINSHMPEWVVERITSLLNDRGKSVKGSRILVLGVAYKKNIQDIRESPALDVIELLDRLGAKLSYNDPYVPELKQDAHKMKSIKLTPARLKKADLVVILTDHKDFDYDWICENAQLVFDTRNATIDVTKGKNKIHKL
- a CDS encoding GDP-mannose 4,6-dehydratase; this encodes MKAYITGICGFAGSWLAEELLNHGYYVRGAALPGESDVNLRHIPHKIIIDRFDITDPKSCKDILSRAKPDYLFHLAAMASVGKSFIEAEKTFKVNVIGTTNIFEAIKNKSWLKRLIFISSSDVYGLVKPNDLPLKPTQIPNPINPYAQSKVAGEYLSTIYFGQFGAPIIIVRAFNHTGPGQTPDFAIPAFSRKIAKAEISRKNGIITVGNLSARRDLSDVRDIVRGYRMIAEKGRSGEIYQLCSGRDYQIGVLLKKLIELSDKPIRIKKDKKLFRKIDLPVLRGSYHKVKKEIGWKPEIPLKMTLKDTLEYWRERVNR
- the gmd gene encoding GDP-mannose 4,6-dehydratase; its protein translation is MKNMRAIITGITGQDGSYLAELLLSKGYEVFGMVRRASTESFDRINHIKNKIQLHQADLLDQLSIISVIEEIKPDEVYNLAAQSFVPTSWSQPVLTGEFNALGVTKVLEAIRLVNKNIRFYQASSSEMFGKVRETPQTETTSLYPRSPYGVAKVYGHWITVNYRESYGIYATSGILFNHESPRRGLEFVTRKITDGVARIKLGLADNLALGNLDAKRDWGFAGDYVKAMWLMLQQDSALDYVIATGSAHSVKDFVVEAFSSVDLDWEKYVVKDPRFMRPAEVDFLVGDASKAKKDLDWESEVDFKGLVKMMVDADLERLKGKSN
- a CDS encoding radical SAM protein; protein product: MRKSLDKIIEIGESLLEQLDNCELCPQECGVDRTVSSDGQCGASDKVRVASCNLHFGEEPPISGNCGSGTIFLSGCSLSCLYCQNYPISQQLVGSEMEIEELAEKIMSLQERGAHNINFVTPDHFIGHIVKALGLAGRRGLNTPIVCNSSGYQKLETIERIEGIIDIYMADMRYNNNEIARECSNAINYREINRSAIKEMFRQVGNLEIDDSGIAKRGLLIRHLVLPGGLSGSKEIFDFLANEISTDIYISLMSQYFPAYRATEHDILKKRIAATEFDKVVEMFYNAGLKNGFIQELR
- a CDS encoding chemotaxis protein, with the translated sequence MKLEADSYLKSGSNEVRILEYRVGDACFGINILKVNKIISKVQLKTKTPHSHPAVMGIFEDSGRIVPIINLARFLGIDEKDENRNQKIIVTEFFEQSNGFLVDRVDWIHHFKWEDVIDSDGVMKNFDHRYVTGMVKPTEDHIVLLLDYETIILDLCPELHVEEKLKTAGLDINGEGRKILVAEDSSSVRAMLAAEFEEFGFEVIPVSDGVEALNTLKLDSEIDLVISDVEMPRMDGLALTCAIREGKAKCPSNLPVVVYSSIGDIGMKARAEFLQADAHVTKLNVEELMTRIGELIKAKDEGTLGTKKTIGDKTTKSKKKKKSSTEEEIVVEPVA